One window of the Indicator indicator isolate 239-I01 chromosome 13, UM_Iind_1.1, whole genome shotgun sequence genome contains the following:
- the COMMD2 gene encoding COMM domain-containing protein 2 codes for MLLVLSEEQKAHLGCLPRAGGAAVGELGRLAVELLRRGAAPRACEAAARKLNIDVDIVQHGVEGLSYLLTESSKLMISEIDFQESIHVLGFSDELNQLLLQLYLDNRKEIRSILSELAPKLPSYHSLEWRLDVQLASRSLRQQIKPAVTLKLHLNQNEEQTAQVLQTDPSTLLHLIQQLEQALGEMKTNHCRRIVRNMK; via the exons atgctgctggtgctgtcgGAGGAGCAGAAGGCCCACCTGGGCTGCCTGCCGCGGGCGGGCGGCGCAG CCGTCGGTGAGCTGGGCCGTCTGGCGGTGGAGCTTCTGCGGCGAGGCGCGGCGCCGCGGGCCTGTGAGGCGGCCGCCA gaaaactTAACATCGATGTTGACATTGTGCAGCATGGAGTAGAAGGGCTATCATACCTGCTTACTGAGAGCTCCAAGCTTATG ATTTCTGAGATAGACTTCCAAGAGTCCATTCACGTTCTGGGATTCTCAGATGAACTGAACCAGTTACTGCTCCAGCTGTACCTTGACAACAGGAAGGAGATCCGAAGCATCCTCAGTGAGCTGGCCCCAAAGCTTCCCAGCTATCACAGTCTGGAATGGAGACTGGATGTGCAG CTTGCAAGCCGAAGTTTGAGACAACAGATTAAGCCTGCTGTGACTCTAAAGCTGCATCTCAATCAGAATGAAGAACAAACTGCCCAGGTGCTGCAAACCGACCCTTCCACTCTCCTCCATCTTATCCAGCAACTGGAGCAAGCGCTGggggaaatgaaaacaaaccactGCAGAAGAATAGTGCGCAACATGAAGTAG